Proteins co-encoded in one Meiothermus sp. genomic window:
- the rpsN gene encoding 30S ribosomal protein S14 encodes MAKKSQVEKMKRKLKTIAKYAAKRAALKAAGDYAALAELPRDASPTRHKNRCAVTGRSKAYMRYFGLSRLQFREMAHKGQLPGVKKASW; translated from the coding sequence ATGGCTAAAAAGTCCCAAGTCGAGAAGATGAAGCGCAAGCTCAAGACCATTGCCAAGTACGCCGCCAAACGGGCTGCCCTCAAAGCCGCGGGTGATTACGCTGCCCTGGCCGAGCTGCCCCGCGATGCCAGCCCGACCCGCCACAAGAACCGCTGTGCGGTGACGGGCCGTTCCAAGGCTTACATGCGGTACTTTGGTCTTTCGCGCCTTCAGTTCCGCGAGATGGCCCACAAGGGTCAGCTACCGGGCGTCAAGAAGGCGAGCTGGTAA
- the rplN gene encoding 50S ribosomal protein L14 produces MIQQETVLEVADNTGARKIACIRVMGGHYRKYASVGDVIVASVKEAIPRGMVKEGDVVKAVVVRTAKEIRRQDGSSIRFDTNAAVIINPQNEPRGTRVFGPVARELRERGFMKIVSLAPEVL; encoded by the coding sequence GTGATTCAGCAAGAAACCGTGCTGGAAGTCGCCGACAATACCGGCGCTCGCAAGATTGCCTGCATCCGGGTAATGGGCGGGCATTACCGTAAGTACGCCAGCGTGGGCGATGTGATCGTGGCCTCGGTCAAGGAGGCCATTCCCCGGGGCATGGTCAAGGAAGGGGATGTGGTCAAGGCGGTGGTGGTGCGGACGGCCAAGGAAATCCGTCGGCAGGATGGCTCGTCCATCCGCTTCGATACCAATGCGGCGGTCATCATCAACCCTCAAAACGAGCCTCGTGGAACCCGCGTGTTTGGCCCGGTGGCCCGCGAGCTGCGCGAACGCGGGTTCATGAAAATCGTTTCGCTCGCTCCTGAGGTGCTCTAG
- the rplF gene encoding 50S ribosomal protein L6 has product MSRIGKQPITLPKGVTVEVANGYVKVKGSKGELTVPVHPDLTIKNENGTLTVSRPSDSRTHRSLHGLTRTLIANAVQGVSVGYAKEMLISGTGYRAAMQGKNLELTVGHSHKDIVTPPAGITFEVPEPTKIRVVGIDKQLVGQVAANVRAVRPPDAYHAKGIRYADEVIKTKPGKTAGK; this is encoded by the coding sequence ATGTCTCGAATTGGAAAACAACCCATCACCTTGCCCAAGGGCGTAACCGTGGAAGTGGCTAACGGGTATGTCAAGGTCAAGGGTTCCAAGGGTGAGCTGACGGTACCGGTGCATCCCGACCTGACCATCAAAAACGAGAACGGCACTCTTACCGTGAGCCGCCCCTCGGATAGCCGTACCCACCGGAGCCTCCACGGCCTCACCCGCACCCTAATTGCCAACGCAGTTCAGGGTGTTTCGGTAGGTTATGCCAAGGAGATGCTCATCAGCGGTACCGGCTACCGTGCGGCCATGCAGGGTAAGAACCTCGAGCTCACCGTAGGGCACAGCCACAAAGACATCGTCACCCCGCCCGCCGGTATCACCTTCGAGGTGCCCGAACCCACCAAGATTCGTGTAGTGGGCATCGACAAGCAGCTTGTCGGTCAGGTAGCGGCCAATGTGCGGGCGGTGCGTCCCCCGGATGCCTACCACGCCAAAGGCATTCGTTACGCCGACGAGGTAATCAAGACCAAGCCCGGTAAGACTGCGGGCAAGTAG
- the rplE gene encoding 50S ribosomal protein L5 gives MPLEVALKKRYLEEIRPELMKRFGYDNIMAVPRLVKIVVNQGLGEAKEDSRILEKAGKELAFITGQQPAITRAKKSISNFKLRQGMPIGLRVTLRGDRMWIFAEKLIHIALPRIRDFRGVNPGAFDGRGNYNLGLREQAIFPEITFDMVDAVRGMDIAVVTTAKTDEEAKALLELLGFPFRK, from the coding sequence ATGCCATTGGAAGTTGCCCTCAAAAAACGCTACCTCGAGGAGATTCGGCCCGAGCTGATGAAGCGCTTTGGCTACGACAACATCATGGCGGTGCCCCGCCTGGTCAAAATCGTGGTCAACCAGGGCCTGGGTGAGGCCAAGGAAGACAGCCGAATTCTGGAAAAAGCCGGCAAGGAGCTGGCCTTTATTACCGGGCAGCAGCCCGCCATCACCCGCGCCAAAAAGTCCATCTCCAACTTCAAGCTGCGCCAGGGAATGCCCATTGGTCTACGGGTTACCTTGCGTGGCGACCGGATGTGGATTTTTGCCGAAAAGCTCATCCATATCGCCCTGCCCCGCATCCGCGACTTCCGCGGGGTGAACCCCGGCGCCTTCGATGGTCGCGGCAACTACAACCTGGGTCTACGCGAGCAAGCCATCTTCCCCGAGATCACCTTCGATATGGTGGACGCGGTGCGGGGGATGGATATTGCGGTAGTTACCACGGCCAAGACCGATGAGGAAGCCAAGGCCTTACTCGAGCTGCTCGGGTTTCCTTTCCGGAAGTAG
- the rpsH gene encoding 30S ribosomal protein S8, translating to MLSDPIADMLTRIRNGIQVYKESVDVPASKFKEQIARILVKEGFLKGVERIELEGKPFLRLTLKYGPRREQVIQHIRRVSRPGRRVYVTAENVPKVRRGLGLAIVSTSKGLLPDREARKLGVGGEVICEVW from the coding sequence ATGCTCAGTGATCCGATTGCCGATATGCTGACCCGGATTCGCAACGGAATCCAGGTCTACAAGGAGAGCGTGGACGTGCCTGCTTCTAAGTTCAAGGAGCAGATCGCCCGCATCCTGGTCAAGGAAGGTTTTCTCAAGGGGGTGGAGCGGATTGAGCTGGAAGGCAAGCCCTTCCTCCGCCTGACCCTCAAGTATGGCCCCCGCCGCGAACAGGTGATACAGCACATTCGGCGGGTAAGCCGTCCGGGGCGCCGGGTGTACGTGACCGCCGAGAACGTGCCCAAGGTGCGCCGTGGGTTGGGGTTGGCGATCGTCTCGACCTCCAAAGGCCTGTTGCCCGACCGCGAGGCCCGCAAGCTGGGCGTGGGCGGGGAAGTGATTTGCGAGGTGTGGTAA
- the rplX gene encoding 50S ribosomal protein L24, producing the protein MKVHVKKGDTVRVLSGKEGLRGATGKIKAVMPKEGLVVVEGLNLVKRAVRPNARNPQGGFIETEAPIHASKVMPICPSCEKPTRIRKKVLPDGTKVRVCAKCDGVLDTK; encoded by the coding sequence ATGAAGGTGCACGTAAAAAAAGGGGACACCGTGCGGGTGCTTTCCGGCAAGGAAGGGTTGCGCGGTGCAACCGGCAAAATCAAGGCCGTCATGCCCAAGGAGGGGCTGGTGGTGGTGGAGGGGCTTAATCTGGTCAAACGGGCCGTGCGGCCCAACGCCCGCAATCCCCAGGGAGGCTTTATCGAGACCGAGGCGCCCATACACGCCTCCAAGGTCATGCCGATATGCCCGAGCTGCGAAAAGCCCACCCGTATCCGCAAGAAGGTGCTGCCCGACGGCACCAAAGTGCGGGTCTGCGCCAAATGCGATGGCGTGCTGGATACCAAATAA